TTTAAAGATGATTACAAAGCTTGGTGGAATTTTGCTGATTATGATAATTACGAAAAAGTATATTATAATTCGCCACTTAGTCAAGTTGGAGATTCAATAAAATTTGAAAGAAGACCAGACAAAGAAGAAAGAGCAAATATGGCAAATACGCCAACTACAATTGAGGTTAACGATCATTTAGTTATAAGTATTCACGAAGCAGATTTAACAGATTATGCTGGTATGAATTTGTTAAATACTTTAGATGGATATAAGTTTAAAGCAAACTTAACGCCTTGGTTAAATGGAGATTTAGTGAGAGCTTCAACTCCTTTTCAATCTCCTTGGAGAACGATTCAAATTGGTGAAAATGCTGGAGAATTAGTAGAATCAGATATTTTAATGAATCTAAATCCTCCTTGTGCTTATGAAGATACAAGTTTTATAGAAACGTATAAATACATTGGTATTTGGTGGGAATTACATATTGGTAAATCTGCTTGGGCAGAAAAAACTCAATTTGGTAGACCAATTACGAGACCTCATGGAGCAAATACAGAAAATGCAAAGTATCACATAGATTTTGCTGCAAAGCACGGTATTCCTGATGTTTTAATTGAAGGATGGGATAAAGGATGGGATGACATGGAAGGTTCTTGGACTGGATATGGGATTTTTGATTGGAAAACATCAACAGATGATTTTAATATTCAAGAAGTGTCTGATTATGGAAAGAAAAAAGGAGTTAGAATGATGATGTATCATGAAACAATTTCAGATATAGATCATTATGAACCAGCAATGGATTCTTTATATCAAATGTGTAAAGATTTAGGTATTAAAACGGTAAAAGTTGGTTATACAGGTGATGTAAATTACGACACAAAAAAGAAAACATATAGACAACATCATCATGGGCAATATATGGTACGTCATTATAAAAAAATGGCACAAAAAGCTGCTGAATATGGCTTATTAATTGTAAATCACGAACCAATTAAATTTACAGGAGAACAAAGAACTTATCCAAATTTAATGGCTAGAGAAGGTGCTAGAGGTCAAGAATACAATGCTTGGAGTAAAGGTAATTCTCCAGAACATGGTGTTGTGTTGCCTTTTACAAGATTATTAGGAGGTCCAGTGGATTATACTCCTGGTATTTTTAAAATGATTTTACCTGCTAAAAGTTGGAGTGATGACAAATTTAGAGTTCGTTCTACACTTTGTAAGCAATTGGCATACTTTTTAACAATGTACAGCCCTATACAAATGGCAGCAGATTTGCCTGAAAATTACGAAGGAAATGCCGCTTTTCAATTTATAAAAGATGTACCAACAAACTGGTCTGAAAGCAAAGTTTTAAATAGTAAAATTGGAGATTATTACACAGTTGCTCGTAAAGAAAGAGGAACAGATAACTGGTATTTAGGATCTATTTCTGATGAAAATGCAAGAGATTTTAATGTAGATTTATCCTTTTTAAAAGACGGGAAAACGTATGAAGCTACCATTTATGCTGATGCAAAAGAGACAGATTGGGAAACAAACCCTGAAGCATTTGAAATTACAAAGAAAGAAGTAACTTCTAAAGATTCTTTAAAAATTATCTTAGCAAAAGGAGGTGGTCAAGCTATTGAATTTAAAGTAAAAAGGTAACTTTAAACCGTATAAATTATTTCTAGACCTTTCAGTTTTATATTGAAAGGTCTTTTTTTGATGTAAAAAGTACAAGATAATCAACCATATGTTTTAGTATGTTTGGTCTTATGTTAATATCTTGACACTGTTAACTAACCAGAAATTAAGTGTGTATGGAAAATATAAATAAAGACAGATTATTTTTAGCTAGTTGTTTGGCTTTAATAACAACAGCAATGACTTTTGCAATAAGAGCAAGATTAGAATCTGTCTTTGGTGAAGAAGGAGTTGGTTTATCTTTAGAACAAATTGGGTATGCATTTGCACCGGCATTTTTCGGTTTTACAATTGCAATGATAATTGGTGGGCCATTAGTAGATTTTTTAGGAATTAAAAAAATTACTTGGATAGCTTTTGTTACTCATGCAATAGGAATTGTATTAACAATTTTAGCAGATTCTATGACTTCTTTATTTATAGCGACATTATTTGTAGGTATTGGAAACGGATTTGTAGAAGCAGCTTTAAATCCTTTAGTAACCTCTATGTATTCTAAAGAAAAAACAAAAATGCTGAATCGTTTTCATGTTTGGTTCCCTGGAGGAATTGTAATAGGTTCAATTATTGGTTGGTTTGTTATGGATGTCTTATATCTTCCTTGGCAAGCAATGGTTGCTACATTATTTATTCCCGTATTAATTTATGGAGGATTGTTTTTCGGGCAGAAGTTTCCAGTTACAGAAAGAGTAAAATTAGGAATTAGTAATAAAAAAATGTTTTCTAGTATTGGTAAACCGTTATTTCTTTTTATGGTTTTTTGCATGTTTTTAACTGCAGCTTCAGAATTAGGAACTACTCAGAGAATAGAATCACTTTTAAAAGAAACAGTAGCAGTTCCTTTATTGGTTTTGGCTTTTATTAATGGAATAATGGCTTTAGGAAGATTATTTGCAGGAGGTGCAATTCATAAATTAAAACCAGCAGGAATGTTACTTTTTTCTGCAATTTTTACTTTTACTGGCTTGTGGTTACTAACAATAACTTCTGGAGGAATGGTTTTTGTTGCAGCAACAATTTTTGCGATAGGAGTCACTTTTTTCTGGCCAACAATGTTAGGTTTTGTTGCAGAATATTTACCAGAAACAGGTGCTTTAGGGTTGTCTATTATGGGTGGAGCAGGTATGTTTTCTGTATCTTTAGTTTTACCTATAATGGGAAGTTTAATGGATAGTGAAGGTGTTAATGAAGCTTTAAGAACAATGTCTATTTTACCAGCAATACTTATTCTCGCTTTTATAGGTTTAAATATATATATGAATAAGAAATCAAAAACAGAATAACTTATGGGAAGAAGATTGAAAATGGGAATGATTGGTGGTGGAATTGGTTCATTTATTGGAGATGTGCATAGAAAAGCTGCTGCTATAGATGGAATGATCGATTTAGTTTGTGGTGCTTTTAGTAGCGATGCAGAAAAATCAATAAAATCGGGAAAAGAATTATTTCTTTCTGATAATAGATCTTATAGTAGTTTTGAAGAGATGATTTTTGCTGAAAAATTACTTCCAGAAGCAGAAAGAATGGATTTTGTGTCTATAGTTACTCCTAATCATATGCATTTTGAGCCTGCAAAATTAGCTTTAGAAAATGGTTTTAATGTGGTTTGCGATAAACCAATGACATTAACTATAGAAGAAGCTGTTGAACTTGAAATGATAGTGGAACGATCTGGTAAATTATTTGCTTTAACCCATAATTACACAGGGTATTCAATGGTAAAGCAAGCGAAATCTATGGTTTTCAATGGAGATTTAGGAAATATTAGAAAAATTCAAGTACAATATTTACAAGGATGGTTATCTACTTCTGTAGAAAAAACAGGGCATAAACAAGCGTCATGGAGAATAGATCCTAAACGTTCTGGAATTGGTGGTGCATTAGGAGATATTGGTACGCACGCAGAAAATTTAGTCGAATATATTACAGGTTTAAAAATTGATGAAATTGCAGCGGATTTAGGCGTTTTTGGTGATGATAGAGTTTTAGATGATGATGGAAATCTTTTATTAAGAATGGAAAATGGTGCAAAAGGAACAATGTCTATATCTCAAATTGCTTTAGGCGAAGAAAATAATTTAGCCATAAAAATTTATGGTGATAAAGGAAGTTTAGAATGGCAGCAAGAAAATCCAAATCAATTAATCTCACGTTGGTTAGAGCAGCCTTTAAAGGTATTTACGCCAAATGGTAATGATTTATATCCTGAAGCATTAAATGTATCTAGAATCCCTGCTGGTCATCCAGAAGGATATTTAGAAGCATTTGCAACTATTTACAAAAATTTTGCTACACATTTAATGGCTGTTTTAGAAGGTAAAAATATTGAAAAACCAGATTATCCGACTGTTAAAGACGGAGTTAGAGGAATGCAGTTTATATATGCTGCTGTAGAAAGTGATAAGAACAATTCAACTTGGACAAAATTTAAATAGTTATGAAAAAAATAAAAGGACCAGCTGTTTTTTTAGCACAATTTGCTGGAGATGAAGCACCATTTAACACCTTAGATTCATTATGTAAATGGTTTGCAAGTTTAGGTTATAAAGGAGTACAACTTCCCGCTTGGGATAAAAGAATTATAGATATTGATAAAGCTGCAGAAAGTAAAACGTATTGTGATGAAATTAAAGGAATAGTAAATTCTTACGGATTAGAAGTTACAGAAATCGCCTCTCATTTACAAGGTCAATTAGTAGCTGTAAATCCTGCATACGATAAAATGTTTGATGGTTTTGCACCAGATAACTGTAAAAACAATCCAAAGAAAAGAACGGAATGGGCAGTTCAGCAATTAAAAAATTGCGCAATTGCAAGTAAAAACTTTGGCTTAACAGTTCATGGTACATTTTCTGGTTCATTAATGTGGCACACAATGTATCCTTGGCCACAATCACCAAAAGGTTTGGTCGAAATGGGGTTTAAAGAATTAGCAAAACGTTGGTTGCCAATTTTGAATACTTTTGATGAAAACGGAGTGGATGTTTGTTACGAAATTCATCCAGGAGAAGATTTACACGATGGTGTAACTTTTGAACGTTTTTTAAAAGCGACAGGAAATCATAAAAGAGTAAATATTTTATACGACCCAAGTCATTTTGTATTACAACAACTAGATTATTTAAAATACATAGATTATTACCATGAACATATAAAAATGTTTCATGTAAAAGATGCTGAATTCAATTCATCAGGTAAAACTGGCGTTTATGGAGGTTATCAAGATTGGCAAGACAGGGCAGGTAGGTTTAGATCTTTAGGCGATGGACAAGTAGATTTTAAAAGTATTTTTTCTAAACTAACTAAATACGATTGTGATGTTTGGGCTGTTATGGAGTGGGAATGTTGTATAAAATCTCCAGAACAAGGCGCAAAAGAAGGTGCTCCATTTATTCAAAAACATATAATTGATGTTACTCAAAAGAGTTTTGATGACTTTGCAGGAGGAACTATTGATGAAAATCAGTTGAAAAATATTTTAGGATTATAGATAATTCTATATACTAACATTTTTGACTGCAGAAAATAAAAATCCTTATTATTTATGGTAAGGTTTTTTTGCTTCACTTATTGAGTTGATTGCGATTATATGTTAATATAATTGGGTGTTCTTATCGCTTTTAAAGTATTAAAAATATTTTATTATTGACCAATAATTCTATATTGAGCAGGGGTTCTTTTTGTAAACAATTTAAACTGTCTATGAAAAAATGAAAGATTTGGGTAACCTGTTTCAAAAGCAATTTGCTCAACAGATATATCTGCTTCTTTTAATAATTCGCAAGCTTTACTAACTCTATATTCATTTAAATAAGATGTAAATGTTTTATTAAATGTTTTCTTAAAAAATTTTGAAAATGAAACAGGTGTCATAAACACTAACTCTCCTAATTGAGAAGAATCAATCTTATTTTGATAATTTTTTTCTACAAAATCTATTATTTTATGAACTCTATCCGAAACTAATGAATTCACATTAAAACTTGTT
The window above is part of the Polaribacter sp. SA4-12 genome. Proteins encoded here:
- a CDS encoding glycoside hydrolase family 97 protein, which translates into the protein MNKLFSLLLIGFLFSCNSAKLETKVTSPNSDNKVEFSLSKDGQLFYAVSNKDLQFVQPSALGFELKKQSLKNNFEILSSESTSVSSEWKTIWGQREVVKDNYNQLTLHLKQKESGVLIDVIAKSFDDGVAFRYVFPKQEKLTDFVIIDELTEFNFKDDYKAWWNFADYDNYEKVYYNSPLSQVGDSIKFERRPDKEERANMANTPTTIEVNDHLVISIHEADLTDYAGMNLLNTLDGYKFKANLTPWLNGDLVRASTPFQSPWRTIQIGENAGELVESDILMNLNPPCAYEDTSFIETYKYIGIWWELHIGKSAWAEKTQFGRPITRPHGANTENAKYHIDFAAKHGIPDVLIEGWDKGWDDMEGSWTGYGIFDWKTSTDDFNIQEVSDYGKKKGVRMMMYHETISDIDHYEPAMDSLYQMCKDLGIKTVKVGYTGDVNYDTKKKTYRQHHHGQYMVRHYKKMAQKAAEYGLLIVNHEPIKFTGEQRTYPNLMAREGARGQEYNAWSKGNSPEHGVVLPFTRLLGGPVDYTPGIFKMILPAKSWSDDKFRVRSTLCKQLAYFLTMYSPIQMAADLPENYEGNAAFQFIKDVPTNWSESKVLNSKIGDYYTVARKERGTDNWYLGSISDENARDFNVDLSFLKDGKTYEATIYADAKETDWETNPEAFEITKKEVTSKDSLKIILAKGGGQAIEFKVKR
- a CDS encoding MFS transporter, with translation MENINKDRLFLASCLALITTAMTFAIRARLESVFGEEGVGLSLEQIGYAFAPAFFGFTIAMIIGGPLVDFLGIKKITWIAFVTHAIGIVLTILADSMTSLFIATLFVGIGNGFVEAALNPLVTSMYSKEKTKMLNRFHVWFPGGIVIGSIIGWFVMDVLYLPWQAMVATLFIPVLIYGGLFFGQKFPVTERVKLGISNKKMFSSIGKPLFLFMVFCMFLTAASELGTTQRIESLLKETVAVPLLVLAFINGIMALGRLFAGGAIHKLKPAGMLLFSAIFTFTGLWLLTITSGGMVFVAATIFAIGVTFFWPTMLGFVAEYLPETGALGLSIMGGAGMFSVSLVLPIMGSLMDSEGVNEALRTMSILPAILILAFIGLNIYMNKKSKTE
- a CDS encoding Gfo/Idh/MocA family protein, producing MGRRLKMGMIGGGIGSFIGDVHRKAAAIDGMIDLVCGAFSSDAEKSIKSGKELFLSDNRSYSSFEEMIFAEKLLPEAERMDFVSIVTPNHMHFEPAKLALENGFNVVCDKPMTLTIEEAVELEMIVERSGKLFALTHNYTGYSMVKQAKSMVFNGDLGNIRKIQVQYLQGWLSTSVEKTGHKQASWRIDPKRSGIGGALGDIGTHAENLVEYITGLKIDEIAADLGVFGDDRVLDDDGNLLLRMENGAKGTMSISQIALGEENNLAIKIYGDKGSLEWQQENPNQLISRWLEQPLKVFTPNGNDLYPEALNVSRIPAGHPEGYLEAFATIYKNFATHLMAVLEGKNIEKPDYPTVKDGVRGMQFIYAAVESDKNNSTWTKFK
- a CDS encoding sugar phosphate isomerase/epimerase family protein — translated: MKKIKGPAVFLAQFAGDEAPFNTLDSLCKWFASLGYKGVQLPAWDKRIIDIDKAAESKTYCDEIKGIVNSYGLEVTEIASHLQGQLVAVNPAYDKMFDGFAPDNCKNNPKKRTEWAVQQLKNCAIASKNFGLTVHGTFSGSLMWHTMYPWPQSPKGLVEMGFKELAKRWLPILNTFDENGVDVCYEIHPGEDLHDGVTFERFLKATGNHKRVNILYDPSHFVLQQLDYLKYIDYYHEHIKMFHVKDAEFNSSGKTGVYGGYQDWQDRAGRFRSLGDGQVDFKSIFSKLTKYDCDVWAVMEWECCIKSPEQGAKEGAPFIQKHIIDVTQKSFDDFAGGTIDENQLKNILGL